The Candidatus Zixiibacteriota bacterium genomic interval CGGTTTCCTCGGAGATGATATCCTTGGAACCGGCTTTAGGTTCGATATCGAGGTGTCCAGAGGTGGTGGAGCTTTTGTCTGCGGTGAATCCACAGCTCTCATGGCATCGCTGGAAGGCAAGACCGGCGAACCTCGAGCAAAGTACATCCATACCGTCGAGGCCGGCCTCTGGGACAAACCGTCCAATCTGAACAATGTCGAAACTTGGGCTAATGTGCCCTTGATAATCGAAAAGGGAGCTGACTGGTACGCTAGCATCGGCACCGCTGGCTCAAAAGGCACAAAAGTGTTCGCCCTGACCGGTAAAGTCAACAACACCGGCCTGGTGGAGGTGCCGATGGGAATAACCTTGCGCGAGATTGTCTACGATATAGGTGGAGGCATTCCCGGAGGCAAGAGACCAAAGGCGGTGCAGACCGGCGGTCCTTCAGGTGGAACATTGATAATCGAACCCGGCGATTCGGACAAACCTGAGAGTCTTGTTACTCATGGGGACGCACGGAAAGATGAGGAAGCGGTGAGTCTCCTCGATTTACCGGTCGATTTTGACAAGTTGACCGAGGTGGGGTCGATGATGGGATCCGGCGGAATGATCGTCATGGATGAGGATTCGTGCATGGTCGACGTAGCCAAGTATTTCCTCAACTTCCTGCAGGAAGAAAGCTGTGGCAAATGCCTTCCGTGCAGAGAAGGGATTCGCATAATGCTGAATACCCTGACTCGAATCAGCGATGGCAAAGGAGAGGTGGAAGATATCGCTTTTCTGGAGGAGATCTCTCACGTGGTATCTGACACCAGTCTGTGCGATCTTGGCGGTAGCGCTCCCAACCCGATTCTCTCAACCATACGCTATTTCCGTTCCGAATACCTGGCTCACATTGTGGAGAAGCGTTGCCCTGCCGGGGTTTGCAAGGCGCTGGTTTCACACGCTATAGATGAGAACTGCAACGGCTGCCACGCTTGCTTAAAGCCCTGCCCGACAGACGCCATAGTAGGCAGCCCGAAACAGCTCCATATCATCGATCAGGACAAGTGCATTCAATGTGGTGCATGTTATCAGATCTGCAAGCGAAATGCTATCAAGCGCATGAAACGAGGCGAGGGTGATGCAGTCCAGCGTCGGGCGCAGGAAATCTGGAAACCGAAAACGAAGGCAGAAGTTGCCGCTATGGCATAGGAGGACAGCTTTATGGCCAAAGTGAAAATAATAATCGACGGTTGTTCTGTTGAGGTTGAAGAAGGGTCGTACGTGCTTGATGCCGCCCGAGATTTGGGGATTGATATCCCCACGCTCTGTCACTATCCGTACATGACGCCATACGCAGTCTGCCGAATCTGTGCTGTGGAAGCGCGTGATGGCAAGGGCTGGAGCAAGATCGTCACTGCGTGCAACTATCCGGCCTGGGATGGCTTGGAGATTCTGACGAATACTCCCAGGGTGCTCAACGCTCGCAAGGTTAATCTTGAGATGCTGATGAGCCGCTGCGCCCCTATTCCGGTTCTGCAACAGCTTGCAGAGCGATTCGGCATTGAGAAACCGCGCTGGGGGGTAGGCGAGGATACCTGCATTCTCTGCGGACTCTGTGTCCGGGTTTGCGATGAGGTTGTAGGCGCTCATGCTCTCACGTTCAGCGAGAGAGGTATTTTCCGGAAGGTTTCAACGCCATTTGAAGAAGAGAGTAGTGACTGCATTTTGTGCGGCGCTTGCGCGAAGGTCTGTCCGACGGGACACATTGTGATGGAAGACATCGAGAAGCGAGCCTTCGTTCATAGAGAGATAAGCCTCAGCCCGAACGCGGCTATTACCGTACCGTTTCTTCAAGCTGTGCCGAATGTACCGCGAATTAACCCGGAGCATTGCATTCATTTT includes:
- a CDS encoding NAD(P)H-dependent oxidoreductase subunit E, which produces MSTNRISSPKELDRFRDRLVKERQQQKTIITVCAGTGCLACGAESVIAAFKDSLRDCRPGDNVQVRTTGCHGFCERGPLVVIQPEGIFYQKVKPVDAKLIVDRTIKDGQLVKKLLYCDPLTDEVIVHEKDIPFYKKQMRLVFGKNGLMDPTSIDDYVALGGYQPLAKTLTTMTPDEVVDTIKKSGLRGRGGGGFLTGKKWASCRRAKGHPKYVICNADEGDPGAFMDRSLLEGNPHSVIEGMIIGAYAIGSNDGFVYVRNEYPLAVKNLAVGIAAAREYGFLGDDILGTGFRFDIEVSRGGGAFVCGESTALMASLEGKTGEPRAKYIHTVEAGLWDKPSNLNNVETWANVPLIIEKGADWYASIGTAGSKGTKVFALTGKVNNTGLVEVPMGITLREIVYDIGGGIPGGKRPKAVQTGGPSGGTLIIEPGDSDKPESLVTHGDARKDEEAVSLLDLPVDFDKLTEVGSMMGSGGMIVMDEDSCMVDVAKYFLNFLQEESCGKCLPCREGIRIMLNTLTRISDGKGEVEDIAFLEEISHVVSDTSLCDLGGSAPNPILSTIRYFRSEYLAHIVEKRCPAGVCKALVSHAIDENCNGCHACLKPCPTDAIVGSPKQLHIIDQDKCIQCGACYQICKRNAIKRMKRGEGDAVQRRAQEIWKPKTKAEVAAMA